The sequence gggaagacagagagggggagagaaagacacctgcagaactgctccaccacctgtgaagtgactcccctgcatgtgtggagccaggggcttgaaccaggatccttgcgcgggtccttgtgctttgcgccacctgcgcttaactgctgcgctaccgcccgactccctagactgCTTCCTTCTGGGGCTGCTGCCAGCACTCCAATCCCCCGCTCCTGGCGAAGGTAGAGAGACAGGAAACCTGctgttcactgttcatgaagcatcgcCCCTCCTGTGGGGTCACTGCTAGGTGCAACACTGCTCCGCCCCTCTTcgatactgtttctttttttttttttttctttattattattattttttaaccagagcactgttcagctctggcttatggtggtgtggggaattgaacctgggactttggagcctcaggcatgagagtctgtttgcataaccattatgctatctaccctccgccctcacCGATAattgtttcttttcccttttattttgggAGTTCAAGAAGCCACAGGACTTCTTGCTCTCAGTCCTGGCTCCAGGCCCTGCTGCCCTGCACACCTGGCCCGGGTTCCAGCCACCGCGCCGGTTTCCTCTTGCACGGCATCTGCTTATCATTCCTGTCCAGTTGTTGAGATTCTGTGTGATGCGGTATTGCTATGCCTCCATCACTTCCTTCCCAGAGGTTTCAAGTGctaatttcccccccccccccagagcactgctcagctctgacttgtgctgagaattgaacttgggacatctggTGCATGAGAGTCTAtggcttaaactgctgtgccatTTCCCCGGTTTCCTGCTGGGTTTCAGGTAAAGTTCTGTTTTGCAGGAGCCTTGGTGCTCTCTGCCTAGCATAGTGGGTAGAATTGTTCCCTCGTGGGCAGCCTGGAACCTTCCTCTCCAGAGTGATGGGCCCAGCCCAGGGAGTCTGCTAGCGGGGATCTAGCTGACAGCTGAGGTCAGGAAACAAGACAATAGCCAGGAGAGTCAGCCTTCtttctagagttggagagttggggaCTAGGGGTAGGGGCGAGCCTGGGGATGCACAGGCAGCCTGAGTGGCCTCTGCCCTCCCTCTGCAGGCTGCATCCCGTCTTCATGTTTGAAGTGGAGTGTGAGTTTGGCCTGGACACAGTGCCTTTCTGCTGCCACTTGGGGGCCCCCAGGCCCAAGCGCTGAGTGAGTGGACGCTGGCTTGCACGCTGCCCTCGGACCCTTCGGCACCGGCCATGCCTGTACCCACGGAGAGCACCCCACCACCCCTGAGTGgcacccctgtccctgtcccagcCTACTTCCGCCATGCTGAGCCTGGCTTCTCCCACAAGAAGCCCCGGGGGCTCAGCCAGAGCCTCCCACCCAGGCCCCCAACCAAGGGCAGCATTCCCATCAGCCGCCTATTCCCATCTCGGACCCCTGGCTGGCATCAGCCTCGGCCGAGGAGGGTGTCCTTCCGAGGTGAGGGCCCCGAGACCCTGCAGAGCCCCAGCTATGACCCCAGCCGGCCCGAGTCCTTCTTCCACCAGAGCTTCCAGACACTCGGCCTCCTGGGCCATGGCTCCTATGGGGAAGTCTTCAAGGTGAGTGTGGTCTCCCCTCACTTGTCAGCTCTGGCGGCATGCCAGCCTGACACGCCAGCCTGGCACGTCTGGCACTGGCTGTCTGCTACCAGCCCGCCCCCACAGTGCAGGCCGCACCCTGTCCTTACCCCCAGTAGGTGGTCAGCCACACCCGGGCACCAGCTGTTGTTTCCTAAAATACCTTTCCCAGTCATTTGTATTTCCCCTCAGAGCAGCGACTCTCCTCACCAAGTGCAGTGAGCCTCGCTTCCTTCCAAGCCTTTCTGTTGCCCACTAGAGCTGACTGCAGAGGGTTGAGAGCATGACCTTTCCCCCAGCCCCTGGGCCCCTGCTCTGTAGCCAGCTCTTGTCATGCAGCCACAGGCCTAGAAATGGGGGACCCCATTCCAGGTGCGCTCCAAGGAGGATGGCCGGCTGTACGCGGTGAAGCGCTCCATGTCTCCATTCCGGGGCCCCAAGGACCGGGCGCGCAAGCTGGCGGAGGTGGGGGGCCACGAGCGGGTGGGGCGGCACCCGTGCTGCGTGCGGCTGGAGCGTGCCTGGGAGGAGGGCGGCCTGCTCTACCTGCAGACGGAGCTGTGTGGACCCAGCCTGCAGCAGCACTGCGAAGCCTGGGGTGCAGGGCTTCCCGAGGCGCAGGTCTGGGGCTTCCTGCGTGACTCCCTGCTGGCACTGGTCCACTTGCATGCCCGGGGCCTGGTCCACCTGGACGTCAAGCCCGCCAACATCTTCCTGGGGCCCCATGGTCACTGCAAGCTGGGTGACTTTGGACTGCTGGTAGAGCTGGGGGCAGCTGGTGCGGGCGAGGCCCAGGAAGGGGATCCCCGCTACATGGCCCCTGAGCTGCTGCAGGGCGTCTACGGTACTGCGGCCGACGTGTTCAGGTGAGCTGGGGTGAGCTCAGAGGGCATGCAGCTTGGCCCCAGGCAGGGAGCCACTGCTGCCTGTCCTGTCATCTGACAAGATGGCCATGGTGGCCTGTGGGCTGGCTGGGCATGGCTCACACTCCATGAGCCCCTTCCCTGCCTGGCCTGTTGCTGAGGCCAACCCCGTGCCCCTCTCTCCCCATGTTCCAGTCTGGGTCTCACCATGCTGGAGGTGGCCTGTAACATGGAGCTGCCCCGCGGTGGGGAGGGCTGGCAGCAGCTGCGCCGGGGCTACCTGCCCCCCGAGTTCACTGCTGGTGagtagggaggggaggggtagccacggggtgtggccctgggccCCTCTGAAAAGGCCCTGCCCCACACAGGCCTGTCCCCGGAGCTGCGTTCTGTTCTTGTCATGATGCTGGAGCCTGACCCTGCACTGCGGGCAACAGCTGAGACTCTACTGGCCCTGCCCGCGATCAGGCGGTCACGGCCCTGGAGCACCCTGTGGGATGTGGCAGCCCAGGCTCTGAGCCGGGGCTGGGCCTTGTGGCAGGTGAGCCTGTTGGGTGACAGgctgagcccccaccccagcctcaggCGCACCCAGCCTGGCTCAGTCCTCTCCCCACAGGCCCTACTGGCCCTGCTGTGCTGGCTGTGGCACAGGCTGGCGCACCCCACCAGCTGGCTCtggcctccccacctgccagcCACTCCACCTCACTCTCCCACTCGAAGCCTCTTGGATGGCAGCCTCTCCAGCCACTGGGATGACGACAGCTTAGCAGGGTGAGGCAGGGGGGTGCTGTCTGAGTGTTCAGGCCCACCCCAGAACTCATACTCAGGGAGCAGTGAGTCCCCCAGCACACCCAGGGGAATTGTGAATGAGGGTGAGTTTGGCCTGAGTGTTCAAGGCCCAGTGGGCATCTGCCACCCACAGTCCAGAGCAGCTGCCAGGGACCTGGCTGTCACACCCCCTGCCCAGGCCCACACTGGGAGGAGTTCCTTAGTCTCAGGTACCAGGGGACCAAGTGAGGTGGTAATTAATCCACCTAATTCACCAGCTCAAAGTGGCACGTGGCTCTGGGGACCAGGTCATAAACCTTGGCTCACAAAATGCCCCCCTTCTTCTCCGGGAGCTCTCATGGCAATTCCTGCAGGGCCACAGGGATGGGGAGGCCTGGAAAACTGTCCATGCTTTACAACAGTGTCCCCCAACGCCATGGGGTGCTTGGCccgtccccacccccacacctcacTGGCCTCCACCCACAGGCACTTACTGTCTTCAGAGGCCCCCATGGCCAGGACTGCGGGGTCCACCTCCACACCCCGAAAcagctcccctgccccccaggacATGTTCACACCTAGGTGAGCTGCACCCCAggaaccctggggtggggggatggaggggAGCTGTCAGGGCCCACAACACGGCTTTCTCTCCAACCCCCAGGGACGCCCTGGACCTCAGCGACATTGACTCAGAGCTCCCTCAGGGCGCCTTCCCCACCTTTGAGCCCCGGAATCTCCTCAGCCTGTTTGAGGactccctgggccccacctgagcACCCCCACAGCGCTTTTAACCCATTCCTGTGAGCCCCTTTCCATGGAGCCAGGCCCCCTCCCAGCAGAACCTAATAAAAGCTACTGGAGTCCTGGGAGTGCCAGCTCACGTGGCAAACCGCTTCCTGCCCGTTTATTGCTGCCGCCCGGGTCTCAGGCCTGTGGGGCCAGGGTGAACCAGAGCGGAGAGTTCCTGAGCGGGCAAGGCCGGAGCCAGCATGGCACCTGAGGTCGGGGTCCTCCACTTCCTGTCTCTGCAGGGGCCTGGAATGAGCATCACCAGCCTCCTGGTTTTGGTCCTGGGCACAGGGCGGTCCAGCTGCCCTCACCACTCACACCCCAGCCTCTGCATGGAAGGGAGAGGTGGGCAGGTGGCATGCAAGCAGGAGGCGTGGGTGGGCACTGTGGTGCCCCACAGGTTCCAACTGCCAGAACTGGGGCCCCCTGGTCCAGCCCTCATAGCTCACAGGGTCAACTGAGGCCCCAagaaggggagcttttcttgcagCCTACACACTAAGAGGCGGCTGGAGAGGGCCAGGGGTGAGGCTGGAGTCCAGGCGAGGTCGGTGGGCAGCTCAGTCTGGGGGGCAGGCATGGTGGGCGGCCCAGAGCAGGTCAGGCACGACACCGGCGTGCAGCTGCAAGATGGAGCCCACGCTGAGCAGGTGCATGATCTGATGCGAGTTGCCCCAATAGTCAAAGCGGCCGGGAACCCAGCGCTCAGGCAGGCGGGCCACGTTCACCAGCCCACCCAGCAGTGCCAGTGCGTCCATACGCAAGTAGcagggcagggagcctggggctcccgagcccagccccaccccccgaGCCCCGAACACCAGGAGGCGGGCGCCCGCCTGCCAACCAAAGGCGCGGAGCCGGGCACTGGTGGAAGGTGCAGTGAGGGCCCGCCAACCCGCCATGCCAGAGACAACTGTGTAGCCCAGCAGGGCAGCTGGTCGCAACCAGGGCCTGCAGGCC is a genomic window of Erinaceus europaeus chromosome 15, mEriEur2.1, whole genome shotgun sequence containing:
- the PKMYT1 gene encoding membrane-associated tyrosine- and threonine-specific cdc2-inhibitory kinase isoform X1, with the translated sequence MPVPTESTPPPLSGTPVPVPAYFRHAEPGFSHKKPRGLSQSLPPRPPTKGSIPISRLFPSRTPGWHQPRPRRVSFRGEGPETLQSPSYDPSRPESFFHQSFQTLGLLGHGSYGEVFKVRSKEDGRLYAVKRSMSPFRGPKDRARKLAEVGGHERVGRHPCCVRLERAWEEGGLLYLQTELCGPSLQQHCEAWGAGLPEAQVWGFLRDSLLALVHLHARGLVHLDVKPANIFLGPHGHCKLGDFGLLVELGAAGAGEAQEGDPRYMAPELLQGVYGTAADVFSLGLTMLEVACNMELPRGGEGWQQLRRGYLPPEFTAGLSPELRSVLVMMLEPDPALRATAETLLALPAIRRSRPWSTLWDVAAQALSRGWALWQALLALLCWLWHRLAHPTSWLWPPHLPATPPHSPTRSLLDGSLSSHWDDDSLAGHLLSSEAPMARTAGSTSTPRNSSPAPQDMFTPRDALDLSDIDSELPQGAFPTFEPRNLLSLFEDSLGPT
- the PKMYT1 gene encoding membrane-associated tyrosine- and threonine-specific cdc2-inhibitory kinase isoform X2, which translates into the protein MPVPTESTPPPLSGTPVPVPAYFRHAEPGFSHKKPRGLSQSLPPRPPTKGSIPISRLFPSRTPGWHQPRPRRVSFRGEGPETLQSPSYDPSRPESFFHQSFQTLGLLGHGSYGEVFKVRSKEDGRLYAVKRSMSPFRGPKDRARKLAEVGGHERVGRHPCCVRLERAWEEGGLLYLQTELCGPSLQQHCEAWGAGLPEAQVWGFLRDSLLALVHLHARGLVHLDVKPANIFLGPHGHCKLGDFGLLVELGAAGAGEAQEGDPRYMAPELLQGVYGTAADVFSLGLTMLEVACNMELPRGGEGWQQLRRGYLPPEFTAGLSPELRSVLVMMLEPDPALRATAETLLALPAIRRSRPWSTLWDVAAQALSRGWALWQALLALLCWLWHRLAHPTSWLWPPHLPATPPHSPTRSLLDGSLSSHWDDDSLAGDALDLSDIDSELPQGAFPTFEPRNLLSLFEDSLGPT
- the PKMYT1 gene encoding membrane-associated tyrosine- and threonine-specific cdc2-inhibitory kinase isoform X3, with the protein product MPVPTESTPPPLSGTPVPVPAYFRHAEPGFSHKKPRGLSQSLPPRPPTKGSIPISRLFPSRTPGWHQPRPRRVSFRGEGPETLQSPSYDPSRPESFFHQSFQTLGLLGHGSYGEVFKVRSKEDGRLYAVKRSMSPFRGPKDRARKLAEVGGHERVGRHPCCVRLERAWEEGGLLYLQTELCGPSLQQHCEAWGAGLPEAQVWGFLRDSLLALVHLHARGLVHLDVKPANIFLGPHGHCKLGDFGLLVELGAAGAGEAQEGDPRYMAPELLQGVYGTAADVFSLGLTMLEVACNMELPRGGEGWQQLRRGYLPPEFTAGLSPELRSVLVMMLEPDPALRATAETLLALPAIRRSRPWSTLWDVAAQALSRGWALWQALTVFRGPHGQDCGVHLHTPKQLPCPPGHVHT